The following coding sequences are from one Cryomorphaceae bacterium 1068 window:
- a CDS encoding DUF2490 domain-containing protein yields the protein MRSLAMGILFSLLFFNSSAQESRDFGLWGTISYGGEINDDIDFSIEQEVRMEQNATVPGVIFTSFGIDYRFSRAFEIGGNYRFILNDQESGVYGHRHRVMLDLQVREIHRQWTFAYRARGQSEIRARNYSNEYGFAPTADLRNTVKTAYQLNRRFELYASFDLRVLLRDPRIPEYSGIDRFRYRIGTDMLVAREQTIGIFIQHQRELNVPGPEVEFIIGIEYKFGSRRQLMES from the coding sequence ATGCGTAGTCTTGCCATGGGCATACTCTTTTCACTGCTCTTTTTTAACTCGAGCGCACAGGAATCCAGAGATTTCGGCCTATGGGGTACTATTTCATACGGGGGTGAAATAAATGATGACATCGATTTCTCTATCGAACAAGAGGTTCGAATGGAACAAAATGCCACCGTACCTGGTGTCATTTTCACCAGTTTTGGAATTGACTATCGATTCTCCAGAGCATTTGAAATTGGCGGAAACTACCGCTTCATATTGAATGATCAGGAATCAGGTGTTTATGGCCATCGACACCGTGTCATGCTAGATCTTCAAGTCCGAGAGATACATCGCCAATGGACTTTTGCTTATCGAGCCAGAGGTCAATCAGAAATCCGTGCCCGAAATTATTCGAATGAATATGGTTTCGCTCCCACGGCCGATTTACGAAATACCGTAAAGACGGCTTACCAATTGAATCGAAGGTTTGAGCTCTATGCCAGCTTCGACTTGCGCGTATTACTAAGAGATCCTAGAATTCCTGAATACAGCGGAATTGATCGTTTTCGCTATCGAATTGGTACGGATATGCTTGTAGCTCGGGAACAAACGATTGGTATTTTTATTCAGCACCAAAGAGAATTAAATGTGCCTGGCCCTGAAGTAGAGTTCATTATTGGAATAGAGTACAAGTTTGGTAGTCGGCGTCAGTTAATGGAAAGCTAA
- a CDS encoding DUF4956 domain-containing protein, with protein sequence MSLYLKALSKKILPFLLLLIPGLVMGQFFPAETVAVEPKEPAEFFAFSITQFDSVFFVRLAIDLLSMIILLRLIYYRVTGRHDFFLTFFMFNLVIFIITILLNSNTGFSIGAAFGLFAIFAMLRYRTEDISVKDMTYLFLSITIGLISSINQGTAVEIVLINSVILLVVFLIEGNVLIKQEYIKTIEYENIELIKPERHEELMADLRGRTGLDIHKVYIKRIDFLRDTALIKVHYRSRKNQDA encoded by the coding sequence ATGAGCCTATACCTCAAAGCACTGTCTAAAAAGATATTACCATTTCTTCTTTTGTTAATTCCCGGGTTGGTGATGGGACAGTTTTTTCCTGCAGAAACGGTTGCCGTTGAACCAAAAGAACCAGCTGAATTTTTTGCATTTAGTATCACCCAATTTGATTCTGTCTTCTTTGTACGCTTAGCGATTGATCTGTTGAGTATGATTATTCTTTTGAGATTGATTTATTATAGAGTAACCGGCAGACATGATTTTTTCTTGACTTTTTTCATGTTCAACTTGGTGATTTTTATCATCACGATCTTGCTCAATTCAAATACCGGTTTCAGTATTGGAGCGGCTTTCGGGTTATTCGCCATCTTCGCTATGCTTCGATACAGAACGGAGGATATCAGTGTAAAAGACATGACCTACTTGTTCCTATCCATTACCATAGGATTGATTTCGTCCATTAACCAGGGAACCGCTGTTGAGATCGTCTTGATCAATTCGGTCATTCTTCTTGTAGTCTTTCTTATCGAGGGAAATGTTCTAATAAAGCAAGAGTACATCAAGACTATCGAGTATGAGAATATTGAATTGATCAAGCCTGAACGACACGAGGAACTGATGGCTGATCTCAGAGGGCGAACCGGATTGGATATTCACAAGGTGTACATCAAGCGCATCGATTTCCTCAGAGATACGGCCTTGATTAAAGTTCACTACCGCAGTCGCAAAAATCAGGATGCGTAG